One Microplitis demolitor isolate Queensland-Clemson2020A chromosome 2, iyMicDemo2.1a, whole genome shotgun sequence DNA segment encodes these proteins:
- the LOC103579999 gene encoding protein ABHD11-like → MFKVTNKIKQLMKNELIFKCTKKLLTRQLHISNYLNDPVKLSYVSYDTFKSSSELSPVIIMHGLFGSKNNWNSLAKSINQQTKRQVITVDARNHGESPHSSEMNYPEMAGDVKKLINDLNFKKSICVGHSMGGAVMMLTALNYPELIEKLIVVDMSPIKTSPSLYEMTKIIDALRAIDFKNYKTLSEARKGTDQKLAGTIDSLSLRQFLITNIMEVTQGEYKWRVNLNVIADNFDKNIARFPELVPSLKNKVFDGRTLFIAGGNSDYVKREDEDKIRKLFPKVDIKYIEGAGHWVQSEKPAEFLRIACDFINN, encoded by the coding sequence atgtttaaagtgacaaataaaataaaacaattaatgaaaaatgaattaatatttaaatgtacaaagaaattattaaccAGACAATTACAtatcagtaattatttaaatgatccTGTAAAATTGTCATATGTTTCATATGATACTTTTAAATCATCAAGTGAATTATCACCAGTAATAATAATGCACGGTCTGTTTGGATCAAAGAACAACTGGAATTCGCTTGCAAAATCAATTAACCAGCAGACAAAAAGACAAGTGATAACTGTCGATGCTCGAAATCACGGCGAGTCTCCGCATTCATCTGAAATGAATTACCCCGAGATGGCTGGtgacgttaaaaaattaataaacgatttaaattttaaaaaatcaatttgtgTCGGTCATAGTATGGGTGGTGCTGTCATGATGCTGACGGCATTGAATTATCCAGAGCTCATTGAAAAACTTATCGTAGTTGACATGTCACCAATTAAAACTAGTCCTAGTCTTTACGAAATGACTAAAATAATTGACGCGCTGCGggcaattgattttaaaaattacaaaacacTTTCTGAAGCTAGGAAAGGAACTGATCAGAAACTTGCCGGGACTATTGACTCGTTATCACTGAGACAGTTTTTGATTACCAATATTATGGAAGTAACTCAGGGAGAATACAAGTGGAGAGTTAATTTGAATGTAATTGctgataattttgataaaaatatcgcGAGATTTCCGGAACTGGTTCCTAGTTTGAAGAATAAAGTCTTTGATGGCAGGACTTTATTTATTGCTGGCGGGAACAGTGATTATGTCAAGCGAGaagatgaagataaaataAGGAAACTGTTTCCGAAGgttgatattaaatatattgaagGTGCTGGTCACTGGGTGCAGTCGGAAAAACCTGCGGAGTTTCTGCGTATTGCTtgtgattttattaataattga
- the LOC103579978 gene encoding protein dj-1beta → MFALVGANSNKLISGICLSNKLFRRAMAKKSAILLMADGAEEMEAVITADVLRRAGIEVTIASITGNDCIKCSRDVKICADAQLDAVKNNNFDAVILPGGLGGSKALASSKEVGELLKKQENEGRVIAAICAAPTALKAHGIAQGKQITSYPSMKDQLTDYYKYSEDIVVTDGNIITSRGPATAYAFGLAIVEKVLNKEAAVPVAKGMLYENYK, encoded by the exons ATGTTCGCGTTAGTTGGTGCgaattctaataaattaatttctgggatttgtttatcaaataaattatttagaagaGCGATGGCTAAAAAAAGTGCAATTTTGCTGATGGCTGATGGAGCTGAAGAAATGGAAGCTGTCATCACTGCTGATGTTCTAAGACGTGCTGGg atagaAGTTACAATAGCAAGTATAACAGGAAATGACTGTATTAAATGCAGTCGCGATGTTAAAATTTGCGCAGACGCTCAATTGGATgccgtaaaaaataataattttgatgctGTTATTTTACCTGGTGGTTTGGGAGGTTCAAAAGCTCTTGCAAGT tcaaaagAAGTTGGAGAATTACTGAAGAAGCAGGAAAATGAAGGGAGAGTTATTGCTGCTATTTGCGCAGCACCAACGGCTTTGAAAGCTCACGGTATTGCACAAGGAAAACAAATTACATCATATCCATCAATGAAAGATCAGTTGactgattattataaatattcagaaGACATTGTCGTGACTGAtg gaaatattattactagCAGAGGACCAGCGACTGCGTATGCTTTTGGGCTGGCGATTGTTGAAAAAGTGCTGAATAAAGAAGCGGCTGTTCCGGTTGCTAAGGGAATgctttatgaaaattacaagtaa
- the LOC103579977 gene encoding putative gustatory receptor 28b, translating to MYDRNELLIMCPLNILDSFSPKCYARMTVHFSPTLRDIECTKKKKKKKMILSCDYSKSIFFSLRVLISLFKIHGFAPFSTTFHGNNNNEDVKNKLNVNFSYSLIGSIYNSIVALIILCELICNYIFWPLDDNFTPQHIYNVFQKIGLITIILMYSLKQKSLIKIINKLSAVNCDFNSSDRLKLILRYGIYFKIMTVIFYLTISLIVFISYIVNDFSNLKVNTFIKYFIIFIVGCFITQYSLLLLFIYKKLCVLNQSFLLLFYNADNISASSRNISERSNNFFGDDILDKFHSIHKSYQTICGILNNVAEFYSLPMLIAIGIIGPNLIVYINTVIICNGQCDKIKLKVFYNLLLIFLSFPIVNLTVLATKINEEIKSTSNILYKIITVVQSGELSNELELFSIELLQRDINFTACGFFKLDNYLITYIIGTGLIYMMIQV from the exons ATGTATGACAGGAATGAATTGTTAATAATGTGTCCATTAAATATACTCGACAGTTTTTCACCCAAATGTTACGCTCGAATGACAGTTCATTTCTCGCCCACGCTTCGTGATATTGaatgtactaaaaaaaaaaaaaaaaaaaaaatgattttatcgtGTGATTATTCCaagtctatttttttctcactcagagtattaatatctttatttaaaattcacggATTCGCGCcattttctacaacttttcatgggaataataacaatgaagacgtgaaaaataaattgaatgttaatttttcatactCATTAATCGgatctatttataattcaatagtcgccctaattattttatgtgaattaatatgtaattatattttctggCCACTCGATGACAATTTCACACCTCAACACATCTATAACGTTTTCCAAAAAATAGGtctaattacaataatattaatgtattcattgaaacaaaagtcattaataaaaataataaataaattatcggcTGTTAATTGTGACTTTAATTCAAGTgacagattaaaattaatattgcgatatggaatatatttcaaaataatgacagtaatattttatttaacaatttcatTAATTGTTTTCATCAGCTATATCGttaatgatttttcaaatttaaaagttaacaCGTTCATTAAATACTTCATTATATTCATCGTCGGCTGCTTTATAACACAGTATTCATTACTGCTACttttcatttacaaaaaattatgtgttttaaatcaatcatttttactACTGTTTTATAATGCTGACAATATTTCAGCGAGCAGCCGAAATATTTCGGAAagaagtaataatttttttggtgatGATATTCTGGATAAATTCCATTCCATTCATAAATCATATCAAACTATTTGCGGTATATTAAATAACGTCGCAGAATTTTATTCGCTTCCAATGTTAATAGCGATTGGAATTATTGGACCGAATTTGATTGTTTATATTAATACTGTGATTATTTGTAATGGACAAtgcgataaaattaaattaaaagtattttataatctactgttaatatttttgtcatttccgattgttaatttaactgttttagcaactaaaataaatgaagaa ATCAAGAGTACTAGtaatatattgtataaaataattactgttgTACAGAGTGGAGAATTGAGTaatgaa ctTGAACTATTTTCTATTGAACTTCTTCAACGGGACATTAATTTTACGGCCTgtggattttttaaactagacaattatttgataacttat attattGGTACAGGGCTTATTTATATGATGATCCAAGTATGA
- the LOC103579998 gene encoding retinoid-inducible serine carboxypeptidase — MMTVQNAHMFWWLYYVNPTVKSENSNVFDKPLIIWLQGGPGESGTGYKNLNEFGPLDTNLKQRNYTWVNDYNVLFIDNPVNVGFSYVDNDSAMAPNMKQVVHDLVALMKGFLKTIPSFMNVPTYIVGESFGGNMAVEFAFRWFKVLIILLFFHVIILSLPNLFYF, encoded by the coding sequence ATGATGACTGTTCAGAATGCTCACATGTTCTGGTGGCTTTATTACGTAAATCCAACAGTTAAgtcagaaaattcaaatgtctTCGATAAGCCTCTGATTATTTGGTTGCAAGGAGGTCCTGGCGAATCAGGTACTggctacaaaaatttaaatgaatttggaCCACTTGACACTAATCTCAAACAACGCAATTATACATGGGTCAATGATtacaatgttttatttattgacaatcCCGTGAACGTTGGTTTCAGTTATGTCGATAACGACTCAGCGATGGCACCAAACATGAAGCAAGTAGTTCACGATCTTGTAGCATTAATGAAAGGATTTCTTAAAACAATTCCTTCATTTATGAATGTTCCTACTTACATCGTAGGCGAATCTTTCGGAGGGAATATGGCTGTTGAATTCGCTTTTCGTTGGTTTAAAGTATTAATCATATTACTATTTTTCCATGTAATAATATTGTCATTAccaaacttattttatttttaa